A single genomic interval of Haloplanus sp. GDY1 harbors:
- a CDS encoding type II toxin-antitoxin system PemK/MazF family toxin, translated as MALSVRRGDIVIVELDPTQGSEQRGTRPCLVVQNDIGNANAPTTIVVPFTTSFGEQLYPFEVLVPAEECALREDSVALCSQIRTISIEHRITENLGSIPQERIDEVDTALEYSLGLTEI; from the coding sequence ATCGTCGAACTCGATCCGACACAGGGTTCCGAACAGCGGGGAACGCGACCGTGTCTCGTCGTGCAGAACGATATCGGGAATGCAAACGCACCGACAACGATCGTTGTTCCGTTCACCACCTCGTTCGGCGAGCAGCTCTACCCGTTCGAAGTACTCGTCCCAGCCGAGGAGTGTGCGCTTCGGGAAGACTCAGTCGCGCTCTGTAGCCAGATTCGAACAATCTCTATCGAGCACCGCATCACCGAGAACCTCGGCTCGATTCCGCAAGAGCGGATAGACGAGGTCGATACCGCACTCGAATACAGTCTCGGTCTCACCGAAATTTGA